The DNA region ATACCGGTCAGCGTCTGCCGCTCACCTTCTATGGCCCACGCGGCACCATCCCGACATTCAGCCTGGCAGACGCGCTCGACGGCAAGGTACCTCCCGACGCAATTGAGAACCGCGTCGTCATCTTCGGTTCAACGGTCACGGCCGGCGGCGACGTTTTTCCGACGCCTTTCGATCCGGTGTTACCCGGAGTCGAGGTCATTTCGACAGCCATAGCGCATCTGATCGCAGGCGACAGCATCGTGCGCGATCACAATATCCGCCGGCTGGATGCCACTGTCGCGGTGCTTCTGCCGCTGGCGCTTGTCGGCCTGATTGCCTGGCGGCGCAGCATTGTCGGTTTTGCGCTGATCGTGCTGGTTCTCGTGACCTGGGCAACCGTCAATCTCGCCATGTTCAGGGCGGGCTATTGGCTCAGCGCATCGCTGCCGATCGCTGCCGCTCTGCCTCCCGTTCTCGCTTTCGGTGCAGCGCAGCTCCTTCTCGGCCGCCGTCAGGCCCGTCTTTTCGCCGCCCAGAGCGAGCTCCTGCAACGGGTCGAAGCCCCAGGCCTCGGCGAGTGGCTTGCCCGAGACCCGTCCTTCCTCGCCGTACCGGTAAGGCAGAACGCGGCGGTGGTGTTCATCGATCTGTCGGGTTTTACGGGTCTCAGCGAGGCGGTCGGCGCGGTGACCGTGCGCGAGATCCTGAGCGGCTTCTTCGAGATCGTCGATGAGGAGGCGAGGGCGCATGGCGGCGCGATCACCAGCTTCATGGGCGACGGCGCGATGATCCTGTTCGGACTGCCGCATCCGGCGGATGACGATGCCTCACGTGCCGCCGCCTGCGCGCTGGCGCTCGCAGACCGGATGCGCACCTGGCTCAATTCTCACGCGGACCTGCAAGGGGAGCGCAGGATCGGCTTCAAGATCGGCGCCCATTGCGGCCCGGTCGTCGCCTCGCGCCTCGGTACCGGTGACCGCCAGCAGATCACCGCGACCGGCGACACCGTCAATGTCGCCAGCCGCTTGATGGAAGTCGCGGCAAGCCGCGGCGCAGAGGTCGCCTTCAGCGCAGCTCTCGTCCGCGTCGCGTCCAGCGACGGCGGCCCGTTGCCCGCCGGTCCGCTGGAGGGTCCGCTCGAGACGCATATCCGCGGCCGTTCCGGCAGCATCGGCGTCTGGCTCTGGCGCCCAGCCACCTGATTTGCCGCTTTGACATTTGCCGTCTTAGCGGGTAGGAACGCGCCAACCGTTCTGCCGGCAGGTTCCGGCCACGGCGCTTCTGCGCCCGATATTCCGAAAGACAGACAGATGACAGATCTCAACAGCGTCGTTCCGGCGATCGCCAAGGCGTTGGCGAAGCGCGGCTATGCAGCCCTGACCCCAGTTCAGAAGGCCATGCTGGATCCGGCGCTTGCCGCCTCGGATGCGCTGGTTTCGGCGCAAACCGGCTCGGGCAAGACCGTCGCCTTCGGGCTTGCGCTTGCGCCGACGCTGCTCGAAGGTGAAGAGCGATTTGCGCCCGCCGCCGAACCGCTCGCGCTGGTAATCGCGCCGACGCGCGAGCTTGCTCTGCAGGTGAAGCGCGAGCTCGAATGGCTCTACGAGATGACCGGTGCGCTGATCGTCAGTTGCGTCGGCGGTATGGATATCCG from Rhizobium sullae includes:
- a CDS encoding CHASE2 domain-containing protein → MPDKRFSITAALLLSALWGGFLGSLHLTGSAGFLDRMEASLTDFRSVLIGRKMPPQMVAIVAIDDRTAASHGYPVDRATLARAVTTVAALRPKTIALDLLFIDPSTEQGDSALVSALRLVPSVIAAAAVFPQSTQTVASDPNDPLAGIPFADSLLLPLKRFSDVAATGVVNVATDETGVPRFMPLISRSDGRVDPSFALRTASLALDRDPAFQPGSISFADRHIPTDTGQRLPLTFYGPRGTIPTFSLADALDGKVPPDAIENRVVIFGSTVTAGGDVFPTPFDPVLPGVEVISTAIAHLIAGDSIVRDHNIRRLDATVAVLLPLALVGLIAWRRSIVGFALIVLVLVTWATVNLAMFRAGYWLSASLPIAAALPPVLAFGAAQLLLGRRQARLFAAQSELLQRVEAPGLGEWLARDPSFLAVPVRQNAAVVFIDLSGFTGLSEAVGAVTVREILSGFFEIVDEEARAHGGAITSFMGDGAMILFGLPHPADDDASRAAACALALADRMRTWLNSHADLQGERRIGFKIGAHCGPVVASRLGTGDRQQITATGDTVNVASRLMEVAASRGAEVAFSAALVRVASSDGGPLPAGPLEGPLETHIRGRSGSIGVWLWRPAT